One region of Gossypium raimondii isolate GPD5lz chromosome 6, ASM2569854v1, whole genome shotgun sequence genomic DNA includes:
- the LOC105771746 gene encoding uncharacterized protein LOC105771746 has product MSNLAKFFKDDLPTIEEDKVDDATAFTTVEAWKHYDFLCQSCIPNGLSDALYKELQLIIHGILAEGMVISESFQIATIIEKLPPSWNDFKNYLKHKRMEMSREDLIVAKKVRANEANAVEEISKEMSNMDLCVVIFEVNTVDSNPIEWWFDTAATCHKCYEKYSFFELVPCDKREKLYMNNVAASKINGKGTVVLKMTSRKEIKLQNVFYVPNIRKNLVSGALLCVHGFRMVFESQKLILSKGGMFVGRGYVLNDMRKLNAIYIKAKTMNKNVVSSSAYMFQSFNYCMIKMVRSDRGGEYVEPCGEYVESCGEYVEPFGEYCAQHSIIHEVTPPYSS; this is encoded by the exons ATGTCGAACTTGGCCAAATTTTTTAAGGATGACCTTCCTACTATTGAAGAGGATAAGGTGGATGACGCTACCGCCTTCACTACTGTTGAAGCTTGGAAGCATTATGATTTCCTATGCCAAAGTTGCATCCCGAATGGATTGTCAGATGCATTGTACAAA GAACTTCAACTAATCATTCATGGAATTCTTGCTGAAGGGATGGTCATAAGTGAATCCTTTCAGATTGCTACCATTATTGAGAAGCTACCCCCTTCTTGGAATGACTTCAAGAACTACCTAAAACACAAAAGAATGGAAATGTCAAGGGAAGACCTGATT GTTGCAAAAAAAGTTAGAGCTAACGAGGCTAATGCTGTGGAAGAAATTTCCAAGGAAATGTCTAATATGGACTTATGCGTTGTAATTTTTGAAGTCAACACGGTTGACTCAAATCCAATAGAATGGTGGTTTGATACTGCTGCCACATGTCATAAATGCTACGAAAAATACTCATTTTTTGAGTTGGTGCCTTGTGACAAAAGGGAGAAGCTCTATATGAACAATGTTGCGGCTTCTAAGATCAATGGGAAGGGTACTGTGGTCTTGAAGATGACTTCTAGAAAAGAAATCAAGCTTCAAAATGTGTTTTATGTGCCTAACATACGCAAGAACCTTGTTTCTGGTGCACTCCTATGTGTACACGGCTTTAGGATGGTGTTTGAATCCCAAAAGCTAATTTTGTCTAAAGGGGGAATGTTTGTCGGAAGGGGATATGTATTAAATGATATGAGGAAACTTAATGCAATCTACATAAAAGCAAAGACAATGAATAAGAATGTCGTTTCTTCTTCTGCTTATATGTTTCAGTCATTTAATTATTGCATG attaagatGGTGAGAAGTGATCGTGGTGGTGAATATGTTGAACCATGTGGTGAATATGTTGAATCATGTGGTGAATATGTTGAACCATTTGGTGAATACTGTGCACAACATAGTATTATTCATGAAGTGACACCACCATACTCTTCTTAA
- the LOC105773749 gene encoding protein CONTINUOUS VASCULAR RING 1, which yields MGDEKSMIVMASRDRESRDRELLIPVADAVHDDSSKPSPSSSSHHAGRETFYKVFRSWASKKFMTGCVILFPIAITFYITWWFIHFVDGFFSPIYAQLGIEIFGLGFVTSITFIFLVGVFMSSWLGASVLGLGEWFIKRMPFVRHIYNASKQISSAISPDQNTQAFKEVAIIRHPRIGEYAFGFITSSVTLQSYTGEEELCCVYVPTNHLYIGDIFLINTNDVIRPNLSVREGIEIVVSGGMSMPQILSTLDSRLPLERSRSNRS from the exons ATGGGCGATGAGAAATCGATGATCGTGATGGCGAGTAGGGATAGAGAGAGTAGAGATCGGGAGCTTCTGATCCCGGTCGCTGACGCCGTCCACGATGATTCCTCCAAACCTTCTCCTTCCTCTTCTTCCCATCACGCCGGCCGCGAg ACCTTTTACAAAGTTTTCCGGAGCTGGGCTTCAAAGAAGTTCATGACGGGATG TGTCATTTTGTTTCCTATAGCAATCACTTTCTACATAACGTGGTGGTTCATTCACTTTGTGGATGGCTTTTTCTCTCCAATTTATGCTCAACTTGGCATTGAAATATTTG GTCTTGGATTTGTAACTTCTATAACATTCATCTTCTTGGTTGGGGTATTCATGTCATCATGGTTGGGAGCATCTGTCCTAGGCCTTGGTGAGTGGTTTATCAAGCGGATGCCATTTGTTCGTCATATCTACAACGCCTCCAAGCAGATTAGTTCTGCTATATCACCAG ATCAGAACACACAGGCATTCAAGGAAGTAGCCATCATAAGGCATCCACGAATTGGTGAATATGCATTTGGGTTCATTACTTCATCTGTTACTCTACAG aGCTACACTGGTGAAGAAGAGCTATGCTGTGTCTATGTTCCCACGAATCATCTTTACATCGGTGATATATTCCTCATCAATACAAATGATGTTATCAGACCAAATCTATCAGTCCGTGAAGGAATCG AAATTGTTGTGTCAGGGGGGATGTCGATGCCTCAGATACTGTCAACACTAGATTCACGTTTGCCGCTGGAAAGAAGTAGATCTAACAGAAGCTGA